One window from the genome of bacterium encodes:
- the ispE gene encoding 4-(cytidine 5'-diphospho)-2-C-methyl-D-erythritol kinase — translation MKELHLNAYAKINLTLDVLGDRPDGYHDIETVLHTVELHDSITLRENGEGIAVRCESPDVPADTRNIVHKAAALLKETFHVPRGVEVELTKCIPIASGLGGGSSDAAVTLLGLAQMWKLRLGERQLMDLASQIGSDVPFFLAGGAALATGRGERIRLLRPLPTTWVVLVRPPLQVSTEWAYGEVNHEMPRRRPDTRAVVRALDAEDPAEVGRLLCNVFAEVVENHHPVVRTLRERMASQHPLGVSMSGTGPVLFALAAKESDARTLGEALAAEDGCEVFVTRTFAEER, via the coding sequence GTGAAGGAACTGCACCTCAACGCGTACGCCAAGATCAACCTGACGCTCGACGTCCTCGGCGACCGGCCGGACGGATATCACGACATCGAGACTGTGCTGCACACAGTGGAACTGCACGATTCAATTACGCTGCGCGAAAACGGCGAAGGGATCGCCGTGCGCTGCGAGAGCCCGGACGTGCCGGCGGATACTCGCAACATCGTCCACAAGGCGGCGGCGCTGTTGAAAGAGACGTTCCACGTGCCGCGCGGCGTCGAAGTCGAGCTGACGAAGTGCATTCCGATCGCGTCCGGACTCGGCGGCGGATCGAGCGACGCCGCGGTGACGTTGCTCGGCCTTGCGCAGATGTGGAAACTCCGCCTCGGCGAGCGGCAGCTCATGGACCTCGCCTCGCAGATCGGCTCGGACGTGCCGTTCTTCCTCGCCGGCGGCGCGGCCCTCGCGACAGGGCGCGGCGAGCGGATCAGGCTCCTCCGGCCGCTGCCGACGACCTGGGTTGTGCTGGTCCGTCCACCGCTGCAGGTTTCCACCGAATGGGCGTACGGCGAGGTCAACCACGAAATGCCGCGGCGCCGGCCCGATACCCGCGCGGTCGTGCGTGCGCTCGACGCGGAGGATCCGGCTGAGGTGGGGCGGCTGCTCTGCAACGTTTTCGCGGAGGTCGTCGAGAACCATCACCCGGTCGTTCGGACGCTGCGCGAGCGGATGGCGTCCCAGCACCCGCTGGGCGTATCCATGTCCGGCACCGGCCCCGTGCTGTTTGCGCTCGCGGCGAAGGAGTCGGACGCGCGGACCCTCGGCGAAGCGCTCGCCGCAGAGGACGGCTGCGAAGTCTTCGTGACGCGGACCTTCGCCGAAGAGCGGTAG
- a CDS encoding biotin carboxylase N-terminal domain-containing protein has product MDRRPIRKLLVANRGEIALRVIRACRAAGVVPVAVYSDADRAAPHVSAADEACRIGPAPAAESYLSVGAIMDAARASGADAVHPGYGFLAENPALAEACAEAGVVFVGPPAATLARCGDKAETRRAARAAGVPILPGTDPLDDAGLAREAGGIGFPVLLKAAAGGGGKGIHLVRAAGDLAAAVRLARGEARGAFGDDRLYVEKWLEHARHVEVQIIADVAGSLVHLGERDCSIQRRHQKVIEESPSPALDAPLREAMGRAAVTAARAVGYVNAGTVEFVVGGRGFYFLEINARLQVEHPVTEMVTGYDLARLQLALAGGAALPFEQRDVAARGHAVEARISAEDPDAGFVPWVGRVGQVLLPGGPWVRVDGALAPGMEVTRFYDPILAKVIAWGETRADAIARLAQALRETVITGVPTTVPFLRWALAHPAVRGGSYTMRFVETEWERRDRTPPEGIVEAAAVLADRAGRTVPPPVSADGGAWAQAARRDGLT; this is encoded by the coding sequence GTGGACAGGCGTCCCATCCGCAAACTGCTCGTCGCGAATCGTGGAGAGATCGCACTCCGCGTAATTCGCGCGTGCCGCGCCGCCGGTGTCGTCCCCGTCGCCGTCTACAGCGACGCGGACCGCGCGGCGCCGCATGTGTCGGCCGCCGACGAAGCCTGCCGCATCGGACCGGCGCCGGCGGCGGAGTCGTACCTGTCGGTCGGCGCGATCATGGATGCGGCGCGCGCGTCGGGCGCGGACGCGGTGCACCCCGGGTACGGTTTTCTTGCCGAAAATCCCGCCCTCGCGGAGGCCTGCGCCGAGGCGGGGGTGGTGTTCGTCGGGCCGCCCGCCGCGACGCTAGCCCGCTGCGGGGACAAGGCCGAGACCCGGCGGGCGGCCCGGGCCGCCGGCGTCCCGATCCTCCCCGGTACCGATCCCCTCGACGACGCCGGGCTCGCCAGGGAAGCGGGCGGCATCGGGTTTCCCGTTCTCCTCAAAGCCGCGGCCGGGGGCGGCGGGAAGGGCATTCACCTTGTCCGCGCGGCCGGGGACCTGGCGGCCGCGGTCCGGCTGGCGCGCGGGGAGGCCCGCGGCGCGTTCGGCGACGACCGCCTCTACGTCGAGAAGTGGCTGGAGCACGCGCGGCACGTCGAGGTGCAGATCATCGCCGACGTGGCGGGATCGCTCGTTCACCTCGGCGAGCGCGACTGCTCGATCCAGCGGCGCCATCAGAAGGTGATCGAAGAATCGCCGTCCCCGGCCCTCGACGCGCCGCTCCGGGAGGCGATGGGCCGCGCGGCGGTCACGGCTGCCCGCGCCGTCGGCTATGTGAACGCCGGCACGGTCGAGTTCGTCGTGGGCGGCCGGGGGTTCTATTTCCTGGAGATCAACGCGCGGCTCCAGGTCGAGCATCCGGTCACAGAGATGGTGACCGGATACGACCTCGCGCGCCTCCAGTTGGCGCTCGCGGGCGGGGCGGCGCTCCCATTCGAACAGCGGGACGTCGCCGCGCGCGGCCACGCCGTCGAGGCGCGAATCTCCGCGGAGGACCCGGACGCAGGCTTCGTGCCGTGGGTAGGCCGCGTCGGGCAGGTCCTGCTGCCCGGCGGCCCCTGGGTCCGCGTCGACGGCGCGCTGGCGCCGGGGATGGAGGTCACGCGATTCTACGATCCGATCCTCGCGAAGGTGATCGCGTGGGGCGAGACGCGGGCGGACGCGATCGCGCGCCTCGCGCAGGCGTTGCGGGAGACCGTCATCACCGGTGTGCCGACGACCGTGCCGTTCTTGCGCTGGGCGCTCGCCCATCCCGCCGTCCGCGGCGGGAGCTACACGATGCGCTTCGTCGAGACGGAGTGGGAGCGCCGCGACCGGACGCCGCCCGAGGGTATCGTGGAGGCCGCGGCCGTCCTCGCGGATCGCGCGGGTCGGACGGTCCCACCGCCGGTGTCGGCCGACGGGGGCGCCTGGGCGCAGGCCGCCCGGCGCGACGGACTGACGTGA
- a CDS encoding NTP transferase domain-containing protein has protein sequence MRADAGRPDGPAHTGVESRAAVDAVVLAGGPADPTLTRDALPKAFAVIGESTMVERVLAALRGVPQIRRVAVVGPDPMPPAVAAVATLAVPAAGGILDNLAAGLCALEHNSPPGAASPGDVAAVLVAAADVPLLTAEAVAAFLREAQRASVDAAYAIVPREDVARAAPGVRKTFVRVADGEFTGGSLVLLRPGAFARARPVIERAVLARKRPWELARLLGIGTLLGLATGRLRIAALERRAETVAGLRARAIVCRDAGVALDVDTPEMLAFVRRRLAVAGTGGPRARAVGGSGQGTS, from the coding sequence TTGCGGGCTGACGCGGGCCGGCCGGACGGGCCGGCGCACACCGGCGTCGAAAGCCGCGCCGCCGTTGACGCGGTTGTGCTCGCGGGGGGCCCCGCGGATCCTACCCTGACGCGCGACGCGCTCCCGAAGGCGTTCGCCGTCATCGGTGAGTCCACCATGGTTGAGCGCGTCCTCGCGGCACTGCGGGGCGTTCCGCAGATTCGCCGCGTGGCCGTGGTCGGTCCCGATCCAATGCCGCCGGCGGTTGCTGCGGTCGCGACGCTCGCGGTCCCCGCGGCCGGCGGAATCTTGGACAACTTGGCCGCGGGGCTCTGCGCGCTCGAACACAACTCGCCGCCCGGCGCCGCGTCGCCGGGCGATGTCGCGGCGGTGCTGGTCGCCGCGGCGGACGTACCGCTGCTGACGGCGGAGGCGGTCGCGGCGTTTCTGCGAGAGGCGCAGCGGGCGTCCGTGGACGCCGCGTACGCGATCGTCCCCCGCGAAGACGTGGCCCGCGCAGCCCCGGGCGTGCGGAAGACCTTCGTGCGCGTCGCGGACGGCGAGTTTACCGGCGGCAGTCTCGTCCTGCTACGTCCCGGCGCGTTCGCGCGCGCGCGGCCGGTGATCGAGCGCGCGGTGCTCGCGCGCAAGCGTCCGTGGGAACTCGCGCGGCTGTTGGGGATCGGCACGCTGCTCGGGCTCGCGACCGGGCGGCTCCGGATCGCGGCGCTTGAGCGCCGGGCGGAGACGGTGGCGGGTCTGCGGGCGCGCGCGATCGTCTGCCGCGATGCCGGTGTCGCCCTCGACGTTGATACGCCGGAGATGCTGGCTTTTGTACGCCGGCGCCTGGCCGTCGCGGGGACGGGCGGGCCGCGGGCGCGCGCGGTCGGCGGCAGCGGGCAGGGGACCTCGTGA
- a CDS encoding biotin/lipoyl-containing protein has protein sequence MKTYYLRIVGEAFEAAIDDAPGGLRVTVTRAGGASGPARRADLAEIVPGYYSLLLDGRSHTIIAANWRGGAPGPRDGATGDGVREVHLLLDGVAVAAETGRSSRTRGGAHVAVGSVGLVRAPMPGLVVAIHAQPGAEVAAGQPLVIMEAMKMQMEIRAPHAGVVREVHVAPGRDVAGNDLLVTVE, from the coding sequence GTGAAGACGTATTACCTCCGGATCGTCGGCGAGGCGTTCGAGGCGGCGATCGACGATGCGCCGGGCGGCCTGCGCGTGACGGTTACCCGAGCCGGGGGGGCCTCCGGGCCGGCACGCCGCGCCGACCTTGCCGAGATCGTTCCCGGATACTACTCGCTGCTGCTCGACGGCCGATCTCACACGATCATCGCGGCGAACTGGCGCGGCGGCGCCCCCGGGCCGCGCGACGGCGCAACGGGAGACGGCGTCCGGGAAGTCCACCTGCTGCTCGACGGCGTCGCGGTCGCCGCGGAGACAGGCCGCTCGTCCCGCACGCGGGGCGGCGCGCATGTCGCGGTCGGGTCCGTGGGCCTGGTCCGCGCGCCGATGCCCGGGTTGGTCGTGGCCATTCACGCGCAGCCCGGCGCCGAAGTCGCGGCGGGACAACCCCTCGTTATAATGGAGGCGATGAAGATGCAGATGGAAATCCGGGCGCCGCACGCCGGGGTCGTCCGCGAGGTCCACGTCGCCCCAGGCCGGGATGTCGCGGGCAACGACCTGCTGGTGACGGTCGAGTAG
- the purR gene encoding pur operon repressor — protein MRRLRRGDRMVLIAQRLFQEPHKIFPLSAFTEALGAAKSTISEDLSALRTLCEEFELGRIETLAGAAGGVRYAPLCTPAQIAAMAEDLASRLRQPSRILPGGFLYMTDLLSMPSVASRLGDVFATFFADRRPDVVLAMEVKGIALALMTARAFNVPLVTIRRGGRAVEGAEGASVTVNYVSGSSRTVQQMTLPLRAVPPGARALFIDDFLRGGGTARGVHDLMRESRAEVVGIGVLIETGEPREKLVDEYVALLTFDGVDEASGTVRIVPSRRTLRRISAAADGSDRSRR, from the coding sequence GTGAGACGGCTTCGCCGCGGCGACCGCATGGTGCTGATCGCGCAGCGCCTATTCCAGGAGCCGCACAAGATCTTTCCGCTGAGCGCGTTCACGGAGGCGCTCGGCGCCGCGAAGTCGACGATCAGCGAAGATCTCTCCGCGTTGCGCACCCTCTGCGAGGAATTTGAGTTGGGCCGGATCGAGACGCTCGCGGGCGCCGCCGGCGGAGTGCGGTACGCGCCGTTGTGCACGCCGGCCCAGATCGCGGCAATGGCGGAGGATCTCGCCTCACGCCTGCGCCAGCCGTCCCGCATTCTGCCGGGCGGCTTCTTGTACATGACCGACCTGCTTTCGATGCCCTCCGTGGCCTCTCGGCTCGGCGACGTGTTCGCGACGTTCTTCGCGGACCGCCGGCCCGACGTCGTACTGGCGATGGAGGTCAAGGGCATTGCGCTCGCGCTCATGACCGCGCGCGCGTTCAACGTCCCGCTGGTCACGATCCGGCGGGGCGGCCGCGCGGTAGAGGGCGCCGAAGGCGCGTCGGTCACGGTGAACTACGTCTCTGGATCGTCCCGGACCGTTCAGCAGATGACGCTGCCCCTGCGGGCCGTGCCGCCCGGGGCGCGCGCTCTGTTCATCGACGACTTCCTGCGCGGCGGCGGCACGGCCCGCGGCGTTCACGATCTGATGCGCGAAAGCCGCGCCGAGGTCGTCGGAATCGGCGTGCTCATCGAGACAGGCGAGCCCCGCGAGAAGCTCGTTGATGAGTACGTCGCGCTGCTCACGTTCGACGGCGTGGACGAAGCGTCGGGGACGGTGCGCATCGTTCCGAGCCGCCGTACGCTCCGCCGCATCTCCGCCGCCGCGGACGGGTCCGATCGGTCCCGCCGCTGA
- a CDS encoding GNAT family N-acetyltransferase: MDDLIEEALVAAAAAYVRQGGGEVREGPSFTWVSTATRVPFYSGVIRTRLAEHDADRTIEAVTAEFEARGRLMGWWIMPPSRPADLAARLAAHGFAEWGSDLGMAGDLAGIPETVPLPPDVTIERVRTLDGLEDWLRAFGAGFGVPERGMVRYRRLPLGAPPEQSRFRYFLARAGGIPVATALWFPAERAAVLDEIATVPAMRRRGIGTAVTHAALLDARLAGYRTAVLVASQAGTSVYRRLGFESHGRRHIFLRGDPYR; encoded by the coding sequence ATGGACGACCTGATCGAAGAGGCGCTCGTCGCCGCCGCGGCGGCCTACGTGCGGCAGGGGGGCGGCGAGGTCCGCGAGGGGCCGTCCTTTACCTGGGTTTCGACCGCGACGCGGGTGCCCTTTTACAGCGGCGTGATCCGCACGCGCCTCGCCGAGCACGACGCGGACCGGACCATCGAGGCCGTAACGGCCGAATTTGAGGCGCGCGGCCGGCTGATGGGGTGGTGGATCATGCCGCCGAGCCGACCCGCCGATCTCGCGGCGCGCCTGGCCGCCCACGGCTTCGCGGAGTGGGGTTCCGATCTCGGCATGGCCGGGGATCTCGCGGGGATCCCCGAGACCGTGCCGCTCCCTCCCGACGTTACGATCGAACGGGTGCGGACCCTAGACGGGCTCGAAGACTGGCTGCGGGCGTTCGGCGCCGGCTTCGGCGTGCCGGAACGCGGCATGGTCCGCTACCGCCGCCTTCCCCTCGGCGCGCCGCCTGAGCAGTCCCGATTCCGCTACTTCCTCGCGCGCGCAGGCGGGATTCCCGTCGCGACGGCGTTGTGGTTTCCGGCCGAGCGGGCCGCCGTCCTCGACGAGATCGCCACCGTCCCGGCGATGCGTCGCCGCGGGATCGGGACCGCGGTCACCCATGCCGCGCTGCTGGACGCCCGACTCGCGGGCTACCGCACGGCCGTGTTGGTCGCGTCGCAGGCCGGCACGTCCGTATACCGGCGCCTAGGCTTCGAAAGCCACGGCCGGCGCCACATCTTCCTGCGCGGAGATCCGTACCGCTAG
- a CDS encoding VOC family protein — translation MTPVPRLEHLAIIVRDLDAQTAVPLAALGLLERSRTSVAGEDGAVAFIQLGQAEIELLEPLSGQGPLRRFLNARGEGMHHLALRVPDVGAAIARATAAGLRMAGPALRDGAHGTRVAFVHPASLHGLLVEFVEFPSEC, via the coding sequence ATGACCCCGGTCCCCCGCCTCGAGCATCTCGCCATCATCGTACGGGATCTCGACGCCCAGACGGCGGTTCCACTTGCCGCCCTGGGCCTCCTCGAGCGGAGCCGTACCTCGGTCGCCGGCGAAGACGGGGCCGTCGCTTTCATTCAGCTTGGGCAGGCGGAGATCGAGCTGCTGGAGCCGCTGTCGGGGCAGGGACCGCTTCGGCGATTCCTCAACGCCCGGGGCGAGGGGATGCATCACTTGGCCCTGCGGGTTCCCGATGTCGGGGCGGCCATCGCCCGTGCGACGGCGGCCGGCTTGCGCATGGCCGGTCCGGCTCTGCGGGACGGGGCCCACGGTACTCGGGTGGCCTTTGTTCACCCCGCCTCGCTTCACGGGCTGCTCGTGGAGTTTGTTGAGTTTCCGTCTGAGTGTTAA
- a CDS encoding LCP family protein gives MLRGLLAAFAVTLAAVIIVAALRAQTPGRTFAWPFRLIGRTNVLVMGLDRTVSDQNPKIVYPISRTDTLIAVSFDPERRRIEALSIPRDTRAAIPGHGTDKINAAYAYGKEALARLTVEDFSGAAFPYYVTLRERGYVHLIDAVGGVTVRIDKDLNYDDKWAGLHIHLKKGNRRLGGKAAIEYARFRHDALGDIGRIARQQQVLDALITELRRPQTVFHAGRILRVFREDIDTNLAPEQLIALGWFAARLPKNALDRETLPGRFGVSDWLPNAADDRAVIARMFYGIDAADLAQTTVEVVVSGAGRGAAGDALARLNALGVQILSVRSAPETAASMVIRHGADPAAAAVIAAATQIDRVTADDGPAPAAGRGSAPGTPAARAAQARGAAGGPGVTLILGRDYDGRVTPALTP, from the coding sequence GTGCTCCGCGGCCTGCTCGCCGCCTTCGCCGTTACGCTCGCGGCCGTCATTATCGTCGCGGCCCTGCGCGCACAAACGCCCGGCCGGACGTTCGCCTGGCCGTTTCGCCTGATCGGGCGCACGAACGTCCTCGTCATGGGACTCGACCGCACCGTGAGCGACCAGAACCCCAAGATCGTCTATCCGATCAGCCGCACGGACACGTTGATCGCGGTGAGCTTCGATCCGGAGCGCCGGCGGATTGAGGCGCTCAGCATCCCGAGAGACACCCGCGCGGCGATCCCCGGCCACGGCACGGACAAAATCAACGCCGCGTACGCCTACGGCAAGGAAGCGCTCGCGCGCCTCACCGTCGAGGATTTCAGCGGTGCCGCGTTCCCTTATTACGTCACGCTCCGCGAGCGCGGATACGTCCACCTGATCGATGCCGTGGGCGGCGTGACCGTTCGGATCGACAAGGACCTCAACTACGACGACAAATGGGCCGGCCTCCACATCCACCTCAAGAAAGGCAATCGCCGGCTCGGCGGGAAGGCCGCGATCGAATACGCGCGGTTCCGGCACGACGCGCTCGGCGACATCGGCCGGATCGCACGGCAGCAGCAGGTCCTCGACGCCCTGATTACGGAGCTGCGCCGTCCGCAGACCGTGTTCCACGCCGGCCGGATCCTGCGCGTCTTCCGCGAAGATATCGATACGAACTTGGCGCCCGAGCAGTTGATCGCGCTCGGATGGTTCGCTGCGCGGCTGCCCAAGAACGCCCTCGATCGGGAGACACTGCCGGGGCGCTTCGGCGTCTCCGACTGGCTGCCGAACGCCGCCGACGACCGCGCGGTGATCGCGCGAATGTTCTACGGGATCGATGCCGCCGATCTGGCGCAGACGACCGTCGAGGTCGTCGTCTCGGGCGCGGGCCGCGGGGCGGCCGGCGATGCGCTGGCCCGGCTCAACGCGCTCGGCGTGCAAATCTTGTCGGTGCGCTCCGCCCCGGAGACAGCGGCGAGCATGGTGATCCGTCACGGCGCCGATCCGGCGGCCGCGGCGGTGATCGCCGCGGCAACGCAAATTGACCGGGTGACCGCCGACGACGGTCCCGCGCCGGCCGCCGGACGAGGAAGCGCACCGGGCACCCCCGCCGCCCGCGCGGCGCAGGCCCGCGGCGCCGCCGGTGGTCCCGGGGTCACGCTGATCCTCGGCCGCGATTACGACGGCCGCGTCACGCCGGCCCTCACCCCGTAG
- a CDS encoding methylmalonyl-CoA mutase family protein, with product MPEERGDSRRTASGIPVARVYTAAAAGVDPGRDLGEPGEYPFTRGIYSTMYRGRLWTMRQYAGYATAEESNRRFRYLLEQGQTGLSIAFDLPTQMGYDSDHPLAEAEVGKVGVAIDSLADMEALLAGIPLDRVSTSMTINATAAILLCMYQAVAERQGVPADRIDGTTQNDILKEYIARGTYIYPPVPSMRLVTDTFAYCAERLPRWNPISISGYHIREAGATAVQEVAFTVGNAIAYLRAAQAAGMDVDRIAPRLAFFFDAQMDFFEEIAKFRAARRLWARTIRHRFGALDPRSWMLRFHTQTAGVALTAQQPDNNVVRVAIQALAAVLGGTQSLHTNARDEALALPTDEAALLALRTQQIIAHETGAGATVDPFGGSYYVEALTAEIERRAEGYLARIEQLGGMLPAIEQGFVQREIGEAAYGEQRDVEAGRRIIVGVNRFQTEHERIPPLLHVDPSVVEGQRARLRRVRAERDGARVQTVLAALARTARGRDNLLPVIFECVRAYATVGEICATLRECFGTYQPSAVV from the coding sequence GTGCCGGAGGAGCGCGGCGACTCCCGCCGGACGGCCTCGGGCATCCCGGTCGCGCGCGTCTACACAGCCGCCGCCGCCGGTGTCGACCCGGGGCGCGACCTCGGCGAGCCCGGCGAGTACCCGTTCACGCGCGGCATCTATTCCACGATGTACCGGGGCCGGCTGTGGACGATGCGCCAGTATGCCGGCTATGCCACCGCGGAAGAGTCCAACCGCCGCTTCCGGTACCTCCTCGAGCAGGGTCAAACCGGGCTGTCGATCGCGTTCGATCTGCCGACGCAGATGGGCTACGATTCCGACCATCCGCTGGCGGAGGCGGAGGTCGGCAAGGTAGGCGTCGCGATTGACTCGCTCGCCGACATGGAGGCGCTGCTGGCGGGCATCCCGCTCGACCGCGTGAGTACCTCGATGACGATCAACGCGACCGCGGCGATCCTGCTCTGCATGTATCAGGCCGTCGCGGAGCGGCAGGGCGTGCCGGCCGACCGCATCGACGGCACGACGCAGAACGACATCCTCAAGGAGTACATCGCCCGGGGGACCTACATCTATCCGCCGGTGCCGTCGATGCGGCTCGTGACGGATACGTTCGCGTACTGCGCGGAGCGGTTGCCGCGGTGGAATCCGATCAGCATCAGCGGCTACCACATTCGCGAAGCGGGCGCAACCGCCGTGCAGGAGGTCGCGTTCACCGTCGGTAATGCGATCGCGTACCTGCGCGCCGCGCAGGCCGCCGGGATGGATGTCGACCGCATCGCCCCGCGCCTCGCGTTCTTCTTCGACGCGCAGATGGACTTCTTCGAAGAGATCGCCAAGTTCCGCGCGGCGCGGCGGTTGTGGGCGCGGACGATCCGGCACCGGTTCGGCGCCCTCGACCCTCGGTCGTGGATGCTTCGGTTTCATACGCAGACGGCGGGCGTCGCGCTCACGGCGCAGCAGCCCGACAACAACGTCGTCCGCGTGGCCATTCAGGCGCTGGCCGCGGTCCTCGGCGGCACGCAGTCACTGCACACCAACGCGCGGGACGAAGCGCTCGCGCTTCCGACCGATGAGGCGGCCCTGCTCGCGCTGCGGACGCAGCAGATCATCGCGCACGAGACCGGCGCCGGCGCCACGGTGGACCCGTTCGGCGGCTCGTACTACGTGGAGGCCCTCACGGCCGAAATCGAGCGCCGCGCCGAGGGCTACCTTGCCAGGATCGAGCAGCTGGGCGGAATGCTGCCGGCGATCGAGCAGGGCTTCGTGCAGCGGGAGATCGGGGAGGCGGCCTATGGTGAGCAGCGCGACGTCGAGGCCGGACGCCGGATCATTGTCGGCGTGAACCGGTTCCAGACCGAGCACGAGCGCATTCCGCCGCTCCTGCACGTCGATCCGTCCGTCGTCGAGGGGCAGCGCGCCCGGCTGCGGCGCGTGCGGGCCGAGCGGGACGGCGCCCGCGTGCAGACCGTGCTCGCCGCGCTGGCCCGGACGGCGCGCGGCCGCGACAACCTGCTGCCCGTGATTTTCGAGTGCGTGCGCGCCTACGCCACCGTCGGTGAGATTTGCGCGACGCTCCGCGAGTGTTTCGGGACCTATCAGCCGTCGGCCGTCGTATGA
- the rsmA gene encoding 16S rRNA (adenine(1518)-N(6)/adenine(1519)-N(6))-dimethyltransferase RsmA, translated as MATRRPPDETGGGGAAAATPAGTRALLRQFGIRPAKRWGQHFLVSARALEAIVRAAELTRADSVLEIGPGLGTLTEALAARAGTVTAIEVDRRLAAVLRTRLAGLPDVRIFEGDALRADLSALFAGPGVRKAVANLPYNIAAPLLLRLLEPALALARLVVTVQREVAERIVAPAGSPAYGRLSVAVQYRAAARIVARIPAGAFLPAPDVESAVLVMAPRASSPVAAGDEAFLFRVVAAGFGHRRKTLANALARGLDLTPSAVEAACRSAGVDPRARAETLDLEAFAALARALAERPATG; from the coding sequence ATCGCCACTAGGCGGCCGCCGGACGAAACCGGCGGCGGGGGCGCGGCCGCGGCGACGCCCGCCGGAACACGCGCGCTGCTGCGGCAATTCGGCATCCGTCCGGCGAAGCGCTGGGGACAGCATTTCCTGGTCAGCGCCCGGGCGCTCGAGGCAATCGTCCGCGCCGCCGAGCTGACCCGCGCCGATTCGGTACTGGAGATCGGCCCGGGCCTCGGCACCCTCACCGAGGCGCTCGCGGCCCGTGCCGGCACCGTCACCGCGATCGAGGTAGACCGCCGTCTCGCCGCGGTATTGCGGACGCGGCTCGCCGGCCTGCCCGACGTCCGAATCTTCGAGGGCGACGCACTTCGCGCGGACCTTTCCGCGCTCTTCGCCGGCCCGGGCGTCCGTAAGGCGGTGGCCAATCTTCCCTACAACATCGCGGCGCCGCTGCTCCTCCGTCTTCTGGAACCCGCGCTCGCGCTCGCCCGTCTTGTCGTTACCGTGCAGCGCGAGGTCGCCGAGCGCATCGTCGCTCCCGCGGGAAGCCCGGCCTACGGCCGGCTGTCGGTGGCGGTGCAGTACCGCGCCGCCGCCCGCATCGTCGCCCGGATACCGGCGGGTGCGTTTCTGCCCGCGCCCGACGTCGAGTCCGCGGTGCTCGTGATGGCGCCGCGCGCCTCATCGCCGGTAGCGGCCGGCGACGAGGCGTTCCTGTTCCGCGTGGTGGCGGCGGGTTTCGGGCACCGGCGCAAGACGCTGGCGAACGCCCTCGCGCGCGGCCTCGACCTCACCCCGTCCGCGGTCGAGGCGGCGTGCCGCTCGGCCGGGGTGGATCCGCGCGCGCGCGCCGAAACGCTCGACCTGGAAGCGTTCGCGGCGCTGGCACGAGCCCTGGCCGAACGTCCGGCTACGGGGTGA
- a CDS encoding 3D domain-containing protein — protein MVSLLYPLHLAVDTWGLPFGRTVHVTADGHEVTFRSYARTVGDAVVSAQTPMGPGDRTVPAAGTLLYPGIDIKVVRAVPLTLKLGDEQSSVRVAAGRVDEALQALSVTLGPLDRVYPGLAEAVYPGMQITVERRAWRTWVEQRPVPYTSTTVADPQLYRGDRTLRTPGRPGIDQRIVEALYANDRPAAMVPHQWTVLKSPVTEVVAVGTRAMIASRGDFAGHEYMMMEATAYYAGPNNYGGAIGPRTAIGLLAQRGVVAVDPSVIPLGSRLFVDGYGYAIAGDTGGAIQGMRIDLCFNSYDEAMSFGRRTVKVYIIDRH, from the coding sequence GTGGTTAGCCTTCTGTACCCACTGCATCTAGCCGTCGACACGTGGGGCCTACCGTTCGGACGCACGGTCCACGTCACCGCCGACGGGCACGAAGTGACGTTTCGGTCTTATGCGAGAACCGTCGGAGACGCCGTGGTATCGGCGCAGACCCCGATGGGGCCGGGCGACCGGACGGTGCCGGCCGCCGGCACGTTGCTCTACCCGGGTATCGATATCAAAGTCGTCCGGGCCGTGCCGCTTACGCTGAAGCTTGGAGACGAGCAATCGTCCGTGCGAGTCGCGGCCGGGAGGGTGGACGAAGCCCTGCAGGCCCTGAGCGTGACGTTGGGTCCGCTCGACCGAGTGTACCCGGGCCTGGCGGAGGCGGTATACCCCGGCATGCAGATCACGGTTGAACGCCGCGCATGGCGAACCTGGGTTGAGCAACGCCCCGTCCCGTACACCTCAACGACCGTCGCGGATCCGCAACTCTACAGGGGCGACCGCACGCTCCGCACGCCCGGCCGTCCGGGGATCGATCAGCGGATCGTGGAAGCGCTGTATGCGAACGACCGGCCCGCCGCGATGGTCCCCCATCAGTGGACCGTCCTCAAGTCCCCGGTGACCGAGGTCGTCGCGGTCGGGACGCGGGCGATGATCGCGTCTCGCGGCGACTTCGCCGGACACGAATACATGATGATGGAGGCGACGGCGTACTACGCCGGACCGAACAACTACGGCGGCGCGATCGGACCGCGAACCGCGATCGGCCTGCTCGCGCAGCGCGGGGTCGTGGCGGTCGATCCGTCCGTCATCCCGCTCGGGAGCCGCCTCTTCGTCGACGGCTACGGCTACGCGATCGCCGGCGACACCGGCGGTGCGATCCAGGGCATGCGCATCGACCTCTGCTTCAACAGCTACGACGAGGCGATGAGCTTCGGCCGCCGCACCGTCAAGGTCTACATCATCGATCGCCACTAG